A genomic stretch from Ovis canadensis isolate MfBH-ARS-UI-01 breed Bighorn chromosome 5, ARS-UI_OviCan_v2, whole genome shotgun sequence includes:
- the LOC138441585 gene encoding olfactory receptor 2AK2-like, with protein sequence MKTGNESVKTDFILLGFFQYGRMDAVLFVAITILFSVALMGNIILILLIQLDTRLHTPMYFLLSQLSFIDMMYISTTVPKMATNFLSNSKTITFLGCEIQAFVFLVLGGTEALLLGFMSYDRYVAICHPLRYPVLMSKKICWFMITCAWTSCSINSLIHALYVFQLPFCRSRLINHFFCEVPSILPLVCQDTSQYEHTILLSGLIILLLPFMAILASYACVLTVVSQMSSGRGQTKAISTCSSHLTVASLFYVTTLSTYTRPHSLHSPEEDKIVAVFYTIITPLLNPFIYSLRNKEVIRALRRVCAQKI encoded by the coding sequence atGAAAACAGGAAATGAAAGTGTCAAAACAGATTTTATACTTCTTGGTTTTTTCCAATATGGCCGAATGGACGCTGTTCTCTTTGTTGCCATTACAATCCTGTTCTCTGTGGCTTTGATGGGGAATATTATACTGATTCTTCTCATTCAACTGGACACCAGACTCCACACTCCAATGTACTTCCTACTCAGTCAACTCTCTTTCATTGACATGATGTACATCTCTACCACTGTGCCCAAAATGGCAACTAACTTTCTGTCCAATAGTAAGACCATTACATTTTTAGGTTGTGAGATTCAAGCCTTTGTGTTCTTGGTCCTTGGTGGAACTGAAGCTCTTCTTCTTGGTTTCATGTCTTATGATCGCTATGTAGCCATCTGTCACCCTTTACGTTACCCTGTACTCATGAGCAAGAAGATCTGTTGGTTCATGATCACATGTGCATGGACCAGTTGTTCTATCAACTCTTTAATACATGCCTTGTATGTATTTCAACTCCCCTTCTGTAGATCTCGACTTATTAATCACTTTTTCTGTGAAGTTCCATCCATATTGCCGTTAGTGTGTCAGGACACTTCTCAGTATGAACATACAATACTCCTGAGTGGACTTATTATTCTGTTGTTACCTTTCATGGCCATTTTAGCTTCCTATGCCTGTGTCCTTACTGTGGTATCCCAGATGAGTTCAGGAAGAGGGCAGACAAAAGCTATCTCCACTTGTTCCTCTCACCTGACTGTGGCAAGCCTGTTCTATGTAACCACTCTCTCCACCTATACAAGGCCACACTCCTTGCATTCCCCAGAAGAGGACAAGATAGTAGCTGTGTTTTATACCATTATCACCCCTCTTCTGAACCCATTTATCTACAGCTTGAGGAATAAAGAAGTTATAAGGGCCTTGAGGAGAGTATGTGCGCAGAAAATATGA